A window of Chloroflexota bacterium genomic DNA:
GCGCTTTGGCCCCTTGAGTGATGCGCGCAACCGCTATCTGTTCAATGGCGTTGTCGGCGGCATTAGCCATTACGGCAACTGTGTGGGCATCCCCGACGTGGGTGGTGAAGTAAATTTTGCGTCTTCCTATGCCGGCAACCCTCTCGTCAACGCCATGTGCGTCGGTCTCATTCGGCAGGATAAGCTCATACGCGCTCGCGCCCACGGCGCCGGGAACACATTAATGCTCGTGGGAGCGGCGACCGGCCGCGACGGCATTCACGGCGCTTCATTCGCTTCCCTGGATGATCCTGAGCTGTCCCATCGCGGCGTGGTGCAGGTTGGCGATCCCTTCATGGAAAAGTTGCTTATCGAAGCGTGTCTGGAGCTGGGTGAAACCGATTACCTGGTGGGATTGCAGGACCTCGGTGCGGCTGGGCTGACAAGCTCTTCCGTGGAGGCGGCGCACAAGGGTGAGAGTGGTGTTGAAATTGACGTGAGCCGTGTGCCGTGCCGGGAAGAGGGGATGACCCCCTACGAAATGATGCTCAGTGAGAGCCAGGAGCGCATGCTTGCAATTGTGCGCCGGGGCGCGGAGGAGAACGTAGCCGAGATCTTCTCGCGATGGGGGCTTCACTCGAACGTAATCGGTCAGGTTACCGCCGACGGCATGGTGCGGGTTCGCAACGGTGAGGAGTTGGTAGCTGACATCCCAGCGCACCTGCTGGCGGACGCGCCGACGTACGAGAGGGAAGGCACCCCACCGGCCTACCTACAGGAAACGCACGCCTTTCGGCAAGAGACCTTGCCCGAGCCACAGGACTACAATGATGTCTTTCTCAAGTTGCTCGCAAGCCCCAACATCGCGAGCAAAGAGTGCGTCTTTCAGCAATATGACTACAGCGTCCAGGTCAACACCGTGCAAGGCCCCGGCGGGGACGCGGCGGTGCTGCGGGTCAAGGGAACGCCGATAGGGCTTGCCGTCACGATAGATGGCAATGGGCAGTACTGCCAGCTTGATCCATTTGCAGGCGGCGCTATCGCGGTAGCGGAAGCCGCACGCAATTTGGCGTGTGTGGGCGCCGAGCCGCTCGCGCTCACCAACTGCCTCAACTTCGGCAACCCGGAAAAGAGCGACGTCTACTACCAGTTGGAAAAGGTGATACGCGGCATGGCCGCAGCCTGCGAGGCGCTCGACGTGCCGGTGGTGAGCGGGAATGTCAGTCTTTACAATGAAACGCGCGGTCAGCCCATTTACCCCACGCCGATGATAGGCATGGTCGGCAAGTTGGATGTTGTAGAGCAGAGTGTCACAATGGCATTCCAAAATGAAGAAGACGTGATTGTGCTTCTCGGCCCGCAAAGCGATCACTGCGGTGGTAGTGAGTATCTGGCTTCAATTCACAGTCGTGTGTCAGGTAAGGCGCCTCCCATCGACCTCGGCATGGAAGTGCGTGTGCAGTCCGTCTGCCGTCAGATTATTCGCGCCGGCGTGATAAACAGCGCGCACGACTGCTCTCAAGGGGGCCTCGCCGTAGCCCTGGCGGAGAGCGCCATTGCAGGTGGCATTGGGTTTCAGGTGGACCTGCCGGGCGAGGGTCGAGCGGACGCTCTCTTGTTTGGCGAGGGACAATCACGAATTGTCGTTAGTGTGCCGGAAAAGGAGATGGCGGCGGTGAGCGTGGCAGCCGAAGAAAACGGTGTGCCGTGCACAGCGATCGGGCGTGTCTGGGGCGACGCGCTCGTGCTGGGTGACAGGCTGTCGGTTTCACTGGCATCTGCACGGCGGGCGTGGCAGAATGGAGTTGCGGAGGCACTGGCTGGGGAAGGGTAATGAGCACGCAGATTCAAAGAGGGGCGCGTACGCTATGGATGGGACTCCACCTACCACCGACACAGATTCCCCGCGTGAAGCGTGCGGCGTGTTTGGCATATACGGTCGCGACCTCGATGTAGCCAAACTGACCTATTTCGGCTTGCACGCGCTCCAGCACCGCGGCCAAGAGAGCGCCGGCATCGCCAGCGCCGACGGCAAGCAAATGCAGGTCTACCGCAAAATGGGGCTGGTTTCTCACGTATTCTCGGAAGAGATCTTGGAGGACCTGCAGGGAATCCTGGCAATAGGACACACGCGCTATTCCACGAAGGGATCAAGTAGAGAAGACAATTCCCAGCCCATTTACGTCGAAGGTCCGCTCGGGCCGCTGGCGCTAGCCCACAATGGAAATCTCGTTAACGCCGATCAATTGTTAGACGATTTGGAAGAACTAGGCGTTCGCCCGAAGTCCTCCACGGACAGTGAGATTGCCGCCTGGCTCATTGCCCTCGCGCCGGGAAGCACCTGGCCTGAAAAATTGCAGCACACGCTGC
This region includes:
- the purL gene encoding phosphoribosylformylglycinamidine synthase subunit PurL translates to MPQIESAVTDAELREVSLTRSEYDRICSQLGRAPNRVEVGMFGAMWSEHCGYKNSRPLLKLLPTAGRHVLIGAGEENAGAVDIGHGLAVVFKVESHNHPSAVEPFQGAATGVGGIVRDIFTMGARPIALLNSLRFGPLSDARNRYLFNGVVGGISHYGNCVGIPDVGGEVNFASSYAGNPLVNAMCVGLIRQDKLIRARAHGAGNTLMLVGAATGRDGIHGASFASLDDPELSHRGVVQVGDPFMEKLLIEACLELGETDYLVGLQDLGAAGLTSSSVEAAHKGESGVEIDVSRVPCREEGMTPYEMMLSESQERMLAIVRRGAEENVAEIFSRWGLHSNVIGQVTADGMVRVRNGEELVADIPAHLLADAPTYEREGTPPAYLQETHAFRQETLPEPQDYNDVFLKLLASPNIASKECVFQQYDYSVQVNTVQGPGGDAAVLRVKGTPIGLAVTIDGNGQYCQLDPFAGGAIAVAEAARNLACVGAEPLALTNCLNFGNPEKSDVYYQLEKVIRGMAAACEALDVPVVSGNVSLYNETRGQPIYPTPMIGMVGKLDVVEQSVTMAFQNEEDVIVLLGPQSDHCGGSEYLASIHSRVSGKAPPIDLGMEVRVQSVCRQIIRAGVINSAHDCSQGGLAVALAESAIAGGIGFQVDLPGEGRADALLFGEGQSRIVVSVPEKEMAAVSVAAEENGVPCTAIGRVWGDALVLGDRLSVSLASARRAWQNGVAEALAGEG